The following proteins are co-located in the Apium graveolens cultivar Ventura chromosome 5, ASM990537v1, whole genome shotgun sequence genome:
- the LOC141659966 gene encoding uncharacterized protein LOC141659966 has protein sequence MTGRLAVWIIELSQFYIEYKPQTPIKAYVLSDFVAECQFQAKAQSFDENHLRPWLLFVNGSSTGDSAGAGIILISPGGFKVQQALKFEFPTTNNVAEYEALIAGLRLATDLEAEIIDIFRDSQLVSKQISGEFKTHNEKMTQYLAKAQDLLKKFSS, from the coding sequence ATGACGGGTAGACTTGCTGTGTGGATAATTGAATTAAGTCAGTTCTACATCGAGTATAAGCCTCAAACTCCGATAAAAGCCTATGTACTTTCAGACTTCGTTGCCGAGTGTCAATTCCAAGCTAAAGCCCAGAGCTTCGACGAAAATCATTTAAGACCGTGGTTACTATTCGTCAACGGATCATCGACAGGCGACTCTGCAGGAGCGGGAATTATTTTAATAAGTCCGGGGGGATTCAAAGTCCAGCAAGCTCTAAAGTTTGAATTCCCAACTACAAACAATGTCGCCGAATACGAGGCACTCATCGCAGGGTTAAGACTAGCGACGGACCTTGAAGCTGAAATTATTGACATATTCAGAGATTCTCAGTTAGTCTCTAAACAAATAAGCGGGGAATTCAAGACACATAATGAAAAAATGACTCAATATCTGGCAAAAGCACAAGATCTACTGAAGAAATTCTCCTCATAG
- the LOC141659967 gene encoding uncharacterized protein LOC141659967: protein MAFFGHSEIARCQFFSTCPQGTALRWYSNLPPLSIDSWTTLKSKFQARFSSNYKGIKVTASLMTMHQRSGESLQSFLTRFREEIAEIPDLIEQMAVNFLTAGIDKSRHGLLLEEIFEKRPKTLQAAFQIIEHRMMLQEAVSCIQSPRRSSKYERRRSYSPRSPARERCRERRRSPHHAHRIFLRGIEEKEIGSPAIDLKEKQCFQLNNFNEGKIHRGQLVHYVQHDDEPKRHHRGEDDRVIDVIFGGIAAGGLSHNSRKLAREVFNVNPSTTKRPRANPSPVISFSDDDYRPGLIEGHQDVLVITTRVGNNTVKKMLVDNGSYVDVLYHHAFSRMDIGD from the exons ATGGCTTTCTTCGGCCACTCGGAGATCGCTAGGTGTCAGTTTTTCTCCACTTGCCCTCAAGGCACGGCTCTCCGATGGTACAGTAACTTGCCACCCCTGTCAATCGACTCGTGGACAACTTTGAAAAGCAAGTTTCAAGCTCGATTCTCCAGCAActacaaaggaatcaaagttacAGCATCCTTGATGACAATGCACCAACGCTCTGGTGAAAGTCTCCAGAGTTTCTTAACCCGGTTCAGGGAAGAGATAGCAGAAATTCCAGACTTAATAGAGCAGATGGCTGTCAATTTCCTGACGGCAGGTATCGATAAATCCAGGCATGGGCTACTTTTAGAAGAAATCTTTGAAAAAAGGCCAAAAACCCTCCAGGCCGCATTCCAGATTATAGAACATCGCATGATGCTTCAAGAAGCAGTAAGCTGCATACAATCCCCCCGGAGGTCGTCAAAATACGAACGACGCCGCAGCTATAGTCCACGATCCCCCGCGAGAGAAAGGTGTCGAGAACGTCGCCGATCACCCCACCACGCACATAGGATCTTCCTCCGAGGGATAGAAGAGAAAGAGATTGGCAGCCCGGCAATCGATCTGAAAGAGA AGCAATGTTTTCAACTCAACAATTTCAACGAAGGAAAAATTCATCGAGGACAACTAGTCCACTATGTACAACACGATGATGAGCCCAAGCGCCACCATCGAGGTGAGGACGATCGTGTAATCGACGTCATTTTTGGCGGTATAGCCGCCGGGGGCCTCTCCCATAATTCTCGCAAGCTTGCTCGAGAAGTTTTTAATGTCAATCCCTCGACAACTAAACGCCCTCGAGCGAATCCCTCCCCAGTCATCTCTTTCTCCGACGATGATTACCGTCCCGGTCTCATCGAAGGCCACCAGGATGTTCTTGTCATCACAACGCGTGTGGGAAACAACACGGTTAAGAAAATGCTGGTCGATAATGGTAGCTACGTCGATGTGCTATATCATCATGCTTTTTCCCGAATGGACATCGGAGATTGA